Proteins from a genomic interval of Lonchura striata isolate bLonStr1 chromosome 21, bLonStr1.mat, whole genome shotgun sequence:
- the LOC144247297 gene encoding uncharacterized protein LOC144247297, whose product MHQKGKSMLIQSNFKLKVLYKWDDHVVIKLPAALSGKVCGMCRNNRDLWDHALCLDALTCLPNSTHSLPPYLQHPHCVIPLFHCQHLRGHLCVLDANTCAAPSECGCVLQGLFYGLGEEFWSDLTCTQHSACDAERRQAVCRDSGCTTKEECEVE is encoded by the exons ATGCACCAGAAGGGTAAATCCATGCTGATCCAGTCAAATTTCAAGCTGAAAGTCCTCTACAAGTGGGATGATCATGTAGTAATCAAACTTCCAGCTGCTCTTTCTGGAAAAGTCTGCGGAATGTGCAGGAACAACAGGGACCTCTGGGATCATGCACTCTGTCTTGATG CTCTCACTTGCCTGCCCaacagcacccacagcctgcCTCCCTACCTGCAACATCCCCACTGTGTCATCCCGCTGTTCCACTGTCAACACCTGCGTGGACACCTGTGTGTCCTTGATGCCAACACCTGCGCTGCCCCCTCTGAATGTGGCTGTGTCCTTCAAGGTCTCTTCTATGGCCTTGGCGAGGAATTTTGGAGTGACCTCACTTGCACCCAGCACTCTGCGTGTGATGCGGAGCGGCGGCAGGCAGTGTGCCGGGATTCTGGTTGTACCACTAAGGAGGAATGCGAGGTGGAGTAG
- the LOC144247296 gene encoding uncharacterized protein LOC144247296: MAAASETEWVPNHGTEYSTAEAAPAPVAEEELRRRLNLLQTPRSTQSLRSVICSSHPQCPEQSPAPRPGRPLPGETFWICHLFRVSASTGSSGMSIRVTHVTPNSFGTGLLHMTKFTTSEADFNCHHGNGQCEVVTLVAILHQHLESHQILGVLTQPNQQVRHTSPGRYTSFD, translated from the exons ATGGCGGCGGCGTCTg AGACCGAGTGGGTCCCGAACCACGGCACCGAGTACAGCACGGCCGAGGCGGCTCCGGCGCCAGTAGCAGAGGAGGAGCTGCGGCGCCGCCTCAA CCTGCTCCAGACACCgaggagcacccagagcctgcgctctgtgatctgcagcagccatccccagtgcccagagcaatccccagcacccagacccgggcgaccactcccaggagagactttctggatttgtcatctcttcagagtg TCTGCGAGTACAGGCAGCAGTGGCATGAGTATCAGAGTTACACATGTGACACCAAACAGTTTTGGAACAGGTTTGCTGCATATGACCAAATTCACCACATCAGAAGCAG ACTTTAACTGTCACCACGGCAATGGACAATGTGAGGTTGTCACTTTGGTGGCCATTCTGCACCAACACctggaatcccaccaaatttTGGGTGTCCTCACACAACCCAACCAGCAGGTAAGACACACATCCCCTGGAAGATACACCTCCTTTGATTAA